From a single Parambassis ranga chromosome 2, fParRan2.1, whole genome shotgun sequence genomic region:
- the arl4ca gene encoding ADP-ribosylation factor-like 4Ca — translation MGTSFSNLASFQSLHIVMLGLDSAGKTTVLYRLKFNEFVNTVPTIGFNTERIRLGGAGASRGISCHFWDVGGQEKLRPLWKPYSRCTDGIVYVVDSVDAERLEEARTELHRITRFSENQGTPLLVIANKQDLPRALDVPEIERQLALSELSPSTPYHVQPACAIIGEGLDEGMDKLYEMIVKRRKSLKQKKKRQ, via the coding sequence ATGGGGACCAGTTTCTCCAACCTGGCCTCCTTCCAGTCCCTGCACATCGTCATGCTGGGCTTGGACTCTGCGGGTAAGACCACCGTGCTGTACCGGCTCAAATTCAACGAGTTCGTCAACACGGTGCCCACCATCGGCTTCAACACGGAGAGGATCCGGCTGGGCGGCGCGGGGGCCTCCAGGGGCATCAGCTGCCACTTCTGGGACGTCGGGGGCCAGGAGAAGCTGCGGCCCCTGTGGAAGCCCTACAGCCGCTGCACGGACGGCATCGTGTACGTGGTGGACTCCGTGGACGcggagaggctggaggaggccCGGACCGAGCTGCACAGGATCACCCGCTTCTCCGAGAACCAGGGCACCCCGCTGCTCGTCATCGCCAACAAGCAGGACCTGCCCCGGGCGCTGGACGTCCCGGAGATCGAGAGGCAGCTGGCGCTGTCCGAGCTGAGCCCCTCCACCCCGTACCACGTCCAGCCGGCCTGCGCCATCATCGGGGAGGGACTGGACGAGGGCATGGACAAGCTGTACGAGATGATCGTGAAGAGGAGGAAGTCcctgaagcagaagaagaagaggcagtgA
- the sh3bp4a gene encoding SH3 domain-binding protein 4-A, whose translation MAAHRIIRVTSSSNHVLPRCKSEGTLIDLGDGVTAAGLNDVKVPSPSALRLDTSASYGAAQEVVAIKDYCPSSFTTLRFSKGDRLYVLDTSGGEWWYAHNNTEMGYIPAAYVQPLNFRNSSLSDSGMIDSIGEGCEDGGFGEWTGTSLKVSHSYSMNPFICSPDQNCKNSADLIVFDALASPSSCSNFSAIMNSSCHINTPTSLNQEATSGLHRDNPFFRSKRSHSLSELSILQAQSNPTLPSSGFFTGLKAPSPEQFQSREDFRTAWLNHRKLARSCHDLDSLGQSPGWGQTQPVETNIVCRLDYNGGVVQLPETQISVHIPEGHVSHGDHQQISMKALLDPPLELNSDRCSTVSPVVEIKLSNMETKSFITLEMKVSVSVRKESCHAAEVLCVRSDCKEGPYTPIPNAYIYKDTVQVQLDSLEPCMYVAVVVQSLYVTHSTTVWDHVQRRVTLGVYGPKHIHPSFKTVVAMFGHDCAPKTLLVNEVGRQAGTTPPVALQLWGKHQFVLGHPQDLQVGLYSNMSNYQVKVCEGAGVVRGFQVKLGKVSRLLYMIASHNPSTISDFTLRVQVKDALDCILTQFCVQTPQPPPKTGARITGQRRFLKKKEVDKIILSPLAVTSKYPKFQDRIITSLKFGKLIKTVLRQHKSTYLLEYKKGDIIALLSEEKIKLRGQLRTKEWYIGYYQGKMGLVHAKNVLVLGKVKPIYWCGPDLTTTALLEQILRPCKFLTYIYATVRTVLMENVGSWRAFADALGYGNLPLNYFCRTELDNEAEKVASVLEKLKEECTNMESKERRSFQRELMMALLKMDCQGLVARLVLDFVLLTTAVEVASRWRELAEKLARVSRQQMEAYEAPHRDRNGLLDHEAMWKPAYDFLLTWAAHIGDSYRDIIQELHVGLDKMRNPITKRWKHLTGTLILVNCLDTLRGAAFCPTGYGDFAV comes from the exons ATGGCTGCCCATCGCATCATCAGAGTGACGAGCAGCAGCAACCACGTCCTCCCTCGCTGCAAATCCGAGGGGACGCTCATCGACCTCGGTGACGGCGTCACCGCGGCCGGACTCAACGATGTCAAAG TGCCTTCTCCCAGTGCCTTACGGTTGGACACCTCGGCCTCCTACGGAGCCGCACAGGAAGTGGTCGCCATCAAGGACTACTGCCCGAGCAGCTTCACCACGCTGAGGTTCTCCAAAGGCGACCGTCTGTACGTGCTGGACACGTCCGGCGGAGAGTGGTGGTACGCCCACAACAACACGGAGATGGGCTACATCCCCGCCGCCTACGTGCAGCCACTCAACTTCAGGAACTCTTCGCTCAGCGACAGCGGGATGATCGACAGCATCGGGGAGGGATGTGAGGACGGAGGGTTCGGGGAGTGGACGGGGACAAGTCTGAAGGTGTCCCACAGTTACAGCATGAACCCCTTCATCTGTTCGCCAGATCAGAACTGCAAGAACTCTGCGGATCTTATCGTTTTTGACGCGCTCGCCTCGCCGTCCTCCTGCTCCAACTTTAGTGCAATCATGAACAGCAGCTGCCATATTAACACCCCCACCAGCCTCAACCAAGAGGCCACGTCAGGCCTCCACAGAGACAATCCGTTTTTCAGGAGTAAACGTTCCCACAGCCTGTCGGAGCTGTCCATCCTGCAGGCACAGTCCAACCCCACCTTACCTTCCTCTGGGTTCTTCACCGGCCTGAAGGCGCCGTCTCCGGAGCAGTTTCAGAGCAGGGAGGACTTCAGGACTGCATGGCTGAACCACAGGAAGCTCGCCCGGTCCTGCCACGACCTGGACTCTCTGGGTCAGAGTCCCGGATGGGGCCAGACGCAGCCGGTGGAGACCAACATTGTGTGCAGGCTGGACTATAACGGTGGCGTCGTTCAGCTTCCAGAAACCCAGATCAGCGTGCACATCCCCGAGGGCCACGTCAGCCACGGAGACCACCAGCAGATCTCCATGAAAGCCTTACTGGATCCGCCGCTGGAGCTCAACTCTGACCGCTGCTCCACCGTCAGCCCTGTGGTGGAGATCAAGCTCAGCAACATGGAGACCAAGTCCTTCATCACTCTGGAGATGAAGGTGTCGGTGAGCGTGAGGAAGGAGAGCTGTCACGCGGCCGAGGTGCTGTGTGTCCGCAGCGACTGCAAAGAGGGGCCCTACACGCCCATCCCCAACGCCTACATCTACAAGGACACGGTGCAGGTGCAGCTGGACAGCCTGGAGCCCTGCATGTACGTGGCTGTGGTGGTGCAGTCGCTCTACGTCACCCACAGCACCACGGTCTGGGACCATGTGCAGAGGAGAGTGACGCTGGGTGTGTACGGACCCAAGCACATCCACCCCTCCTTCAAAACGGTGGTGGCCATGTTCGGGCACGACTGCGCACCTAAAACTCTGCTGGTGAACGAGGTGGGGCGGCAGGCCGGCACGACGCCGCCGGTGGCCCTCCAGCTGTGGGGGAAGCACCAGTTTGTCCTGGGACACCCTCAGGACCTGCAGGTGGGCTTGTACTCCAACATGTCCAATTACCAGGTGAAGGTGTGCGAGGGCGCCGGCGTGGTGCGTGGCTTCCAGGTGAAGCTGGGGAAAGTCAGCAGGCTGCTGTACATGATCGCATCACACAACCCCAGCACCATCTCAGACTTCACTCTCAGGGTCCAGGTCAAGGACGCCCTCGACTGCATCCTCACACAGTTCTGCGTCCAAACGCCGCAGCCGCCACCAAAAACCGGAGCGAGGATCACAGGCCAGCGGAGGTTCCTCAAAAAGAAGGAGGTGGATAAAATCATCCTCTCGCCGCTCGCTGTCACCTCCAAATACCCAAAGTTTCAGGACCGCATCATCACCAGCCTGAAATTTGGCAAGCTGATCAAAACGGTACTCAGGCAGCACAAGAGCACGTATCTGCTGGAGTACAAGAAGGGGGACATCATCGCTCTGCTCAGCGAGGAGAAGATCAAACTGCGGGGCCAGCTGCGGACCAAGGAGTGGTACATCGGCTACTATCAGGGCAAGATGGGGCTGGTCCACGCCAAGAACGTTCTGGTTCTGGGAAAGGTCAAACCTATCTATTGGTGCGGGCCGGACCTGACGACCACGGCGCTGCTGGAGCAGATCCTGAGGCCGTGCAAGTTCCTCACGTACATCTACGCCACCGTCAGGACGGTGCTAATGGAGAACGTGGGCAGCTGGAGGGCGTTCGCGGACGCGCTCGGGTACGGGAATCTGCCGCTGAATTACTTCTGTCGCACGGAGCTGGACAACGAGGCGGAGAAGGTGGCGTCTGTCCTGgagaagctgaaggaggagTGCACCAACATGGAGAGCAAGGAGAGGAGGTCCTTCCAGCGGGAGCTCATGATG GCGCTGCTGAAGATGGACTGCCAGGGTCTGGTTGCCAGGTTGGTCCTGGACTTTGTCTTGTTAACGACGGCGGTGGAGGTGGCGTCCCGGTGGAGGGAGCTGGCTGAGAAACTGGCCCGGGTGTCCCGGCAGCAGATGGAGGCGTACGAGGCTCCGCACCGAGACCGCAACGGCCTGCTGGACCACGAG GCCATGTGGAAACCGGCCTACGACTTCCTGCTGACCTGGGCCGCCCACATCGGGGACAGCTACCGAGACATAATCCAGGAGCTCCATGTGGGCTTGGACAAGATGAGGAACCCCATCACCAAGAGGTGGAAGCACCTGACCGGCACGCTCATCCTGGTCAACTGCCTGGACACGCTCCGCGGCGCCGCCTTCTGTCCCACCGGGTACGGAGACTTCGCTGTCTGA
- the aox6 gene encoding aldehyde oxidase 6 has product MFAGKEGDVLCFFVNGRKVTEKHADPETMLLSFLREKLRLTGTKYGCGGGGCGACTVMVSRYQPATKTIVHYSVNACLLPLCQLHGAAVTTVEGVGSTKSRVHPVQERIAKAHGSQCGFCTPGMVMSMYTLLRNKPQPSMEDVTQALAGNLCRCTGYRPIVDGCRTFCQEADCCQANGSCCLNGEGDADEPEHERPRLFEKEEFLPLDPTQELIFPPELILMAETANPQKLTFHGERMTWVSPASLEELIQLKAEHPQAPLVMGNTNIGPDIKFKGVRHPLIISPSRVTQLFEVSQTAQGVWVGAGCSLSEVHSLLQQLLPQFPEERTELIRALKQQLENLGNQQIRNVATLGGNIASAYPNSDLNPVLAAGSCRVSLVSSSGRREVPINQDFFVGFGKTILKPDEIVTSVFIPFSRKGEFVRALRQAPRKESSFPTVTTGMRVFFSEGSRVVQDISLYYGGVAPSTVSASKTCAAIVGRSWDDETLNRAYDVLLGELFLPPSAPGGKVEFRLSLTLSLLFKFNLEVLQKLRDMNVITDELPERMLPLPREIQPSLQEFQLVSKDQSTQDPVGRPIMHRSAISQATGEAVYCDDIPKTEGELFMVLVTSSRAHAKITELDVSAALQLPGVVDVITAKDIPGKKVRTMCGYEEELLAEAEVSCIGQMVCAVVADSRTHAKQGAAAVKIKYEDLPDPIFTVEEAIEKSSFYEPRRVIETGSVTEAFKSVDQIFEGEIRMGGQEHFYMETQSMLVVPVGEETEFNVYISSQWPTLTQDAVAETLDIPSNRVTCHVKRIGGAFGGKVTKTAILACITSVAAWKTNKAVRCVLERGDDMLITGARHPVLGKYKVGFMKDGRIMAADIQFFTNAGNTVDESVLVVEKILLHIDNAYNIPNLRGRAAACRTNLPSNTAFRGFGVPQTLMVVENMVNDVAMALGRPADEIREINMYSGPSTTHYKMEFSPENMLRCWEECKTKCDYSSRRRAVEEFNQQNRWKKRGVAIIPIKYGIAFAESFLNQAAALVHIYKDGSVLVSHGGTEMGQGVHTKMQQVASRELHVPPSKVYISETSTSTVPNTCPSAASFGTDANGMAVKNACQTLYQRLEPIRQKNPKGSWESWVRAAFFEKISLSATGFHRGPDLYMDWDKMEGQPYAYFTFGACCCEVELDCLTGDCRTVRTDIVVDIGRSINPSVDIGQIEGAFMQGLGLYTLEELKFSPSGLLYTRGPSQYKIPAVCDVPLQFNVYLLPDSHNPHAIYSSKGIGEPVLSLGSAVFFAIKEAVAAARSDSGLVGPFPLDSPATPERACLACASPFTQKIPPSKPGSFKPWALNI; this is encoded by the exons ATGTTTGCAGGGAAAGAAGGAGATGTTCTGTGCTTCTTCGTTAACGGAAGAAAG GTAACAGAAAAGCATGCGGACCCTGAGACGATGCTGTTGTCCTTCCTCAGAGAGAAGC TGAGGCTAACCGGAACCAAGTATGGctgtggaggtggaggctgcGGGGCGTGCACGGTTATGGTGTCACGCTACCAACCTGCGACCAAAACCATCGT CCATTACTCGGTCAACGCCTGCTTGCTGCCGCTCTGTCAGCTCCACGGAGCCGCCGTCACCACCGTGGAGGGCGTGGGCAGCACAAAGTCCAGGGTCCACCCCGTACAG GAGCGGATAGCGAAGGCTCATGGGTCGCAGTGCGGCTTCTGCACCCCGGGGATGGTCATGTCCATGTACACACTGCTGAGGAACAAACCTCAGCCCAGCATGGAGGACGTCACACAGGCGCTGGCTG GTAATCTGTGCCGCTGCACTGGATATCGGCCCATAGTGGACGGCTGCCGGACCTTCTGTCAG GAAGCCGACTGCTGCCAGGCCAATGGAAGCTGTTGTCTGAATGGAGAAGGAGACGCAGATGAACCCGAGCAT GAAAGGCCACGGCTGTTTGAGAAAGAAGAGTTTCTGCCGCTGGACCCCACACAGGAGCTCATCTTCCCTCCGGAGCTGATT ctGATGGCAGAGACGGCAAACCCACAGAAGCTCACCTTCCACGGGGAGAGGATGACCTGGGTGTCCCCGGCCTCGCTGGAGGAGCTGATCCAGCTGAAGGCGGAACACCCCCAGGCGCCGCTCGTCATGGGCAACACCAACATAG GCCCTGACATCAAGTTCAAAGGCGTCAGACATCCGTTGATCATCTCTCCTTCCAGAGTCACACAGCTGTTTGAAGTTTCTCAGACAGCTCAGG GTGTCTGGGTGGGAGcgggctgcagtctgtctgaggtccactctctgctgcagcagctgctccctCAGTTTCCAGAGGAGAGGACGGAGCTGATCCGAGccctgaagcagcagctggagaacCTGGGAAACCAGCAGATTCGTAATGTCGCT actctTGGAGGAAACATTGCCAGTGCGTACCCGAACTCGGACCTGAACCCTGTCCTGGCTGCAGGGAGCTGTAGAGTCAGCCTCGTGTCCAGCA GTGGGCGGCGAGAGGTTCCCATCAATCAGGACTTCTTCGTAGGATTTGGAAAAACGATCCTAAAGCCGGACGAGATCGTCACCTCTGTGTTCATCCCCTTCTCCAGAAAG GGGGAGTTTGTGCGAGCTCTCCGTCAGGCACCGAGGAAGGAGAGCTCCTTCCCCACCGTGACCACCGGGATGAGGGTGTTTTTCTCTGAGGGATCCAGAGTGGTTCAGGACATCAGTCTTTACTACGGAGGAGTGGCTCCATCCACCGTCAGCGCCTCCAAAACCTGTGCAGCCATAGTGGGAAG GTCGTGGGATGATGAGACTCTGAACCGGGCCTATGACGTCCTCCTGGGCGagctcttcctccctccctcagctCCGGGAGGAAAGGTCGAGTTCCGTCTGTCTCTGACTCTCAGCCTTCTCTTCAAGTTCAACCTGGAGGTCCTGCAGAAGCTCAGAGACATG AATGTGATCACAGATGAGCTGCCTGAGAGGATGCTGCCTTTACCCAGAGAGATCCAGCCCAGCCTGCAGGAGTTCCAG CTAGTGTCAAAGGACCAGAGCACCCAGGACCCTGTGGGGCGTCCCATCATGCATCGCTCTGCGATCAGCCAGGCCACCGGCGAAGCTGTGTACTGCGACGACATTCCCAAAACCGAGGGCGAGCTCTTCATGGTCCTGGTCACCAGCTCTCGAGCACACGCTAAGATCAC AGAGCTGGACGTGAGCGCGGCGTTGCAGCTTCCTGGTGTGGTCGATGTCATCACAGCTAAAGATATTCCGGGGAAGAAAGTCCGCACGATGTGTGGCtatgaggaggagctgctggctgaggcTGAG GTGTCGTGCATCGGTCAGATGGTGTGTGCGGTGGTCGCTGACTCAAGGACGCACGCCAAACAAGGAGCGGCAGCTGTGAAGATCAAGTACGAAGACCTGCCGGATCCCATTTTCACTGTTGAG GAAGCCATCGAGAAGTCCTCGTTCTACGAGCCTCGCCGAGTGATCGAGACAGGAAGTGTGACTGAAGCTTTCAAAAGCGTGGATCAGATTTTTGAAG GAGAGATCCGGATGGGTGGCCAGGAGCATTTCTACATGGAGACGCAGAGCATGCTGGTCGTTCCTGTTGGCGAGGAGACGGAGTTCAACGTCTACATCTCCTCTCAGTGGCCGACTCTGACTCAG GATGCGGTTGCTGAGACGCTGGACATCCCGTCCAACAGAGTCACCTGCCATGTCAAAAGGATTGGCGGCGCCTTTGGAGGGAAGGTCACCAAAACGGCCATCTTGGCTTGTATCACCTCTGTGGCTGCGTGGAA GACCAATAAGGCTGTCCGCTGTGTTCTGGAGCGGGGCGACGACATGTTGATCACAGGAGCGCGGCATCCTGTCCTGGGAAAGTATAAG GTGGGCTTCATGAAGGATGGCAGGATCATGGCTGCAGATATCCAGTTCTTCACCAACGCTGGCAACACTGTGGATGAATCTGTCCTG gttgtggagaagaTTCTACTTCACATAGACAACGCTTACAACATCCCCAACCTGCGAGGCCGCGCTGCCGCCTGCAGGACCAACCTGCCCTCCAACACCGCCTTCAGGGGCTTCGGCGTGCCGCAGACCCTCATGGTGGTGGAGAACATGGTGAACGACGTGGCCATGGCGTTAGGACGCCCTGCTGATGAG ATCCGTGAGATCAACATGTACAGCGGACCATCGACCACTCACTACAAGATGGAGTTCAGCCCAGAGAACATGCTGCGCTGCTGGGAGGAGTGTAAAACCAAGTGTGACTACAGCAGCCGCCGGCGAGCTGTGGAGGAGTTTAACCAGCAGAACCGCTGGAAGAAGAGAGGCGTCGCCATCATCCCCATCAAATACGGCATCGCCTTCGCAGAGAGCTTCTTAAACCAG gctgCAGCTCTGGTCCACATCTATAAGGACGGCTCTGTTCTGGTCAGTCATGGTGGGACGGAGATGGGTCAGGGTGTCCACACCAAGATGCAGCAG GTTGCCAGTCGGGAGCTTCATGTCCCGCCCTCTAAGGTCTACATCAGTGAAACCAGCACCAGCACCGTTCCCAACACCTGCCCGTCTGCTGCTTCCTTTGGCACCGACGCCAATGGCATGGCAGTCAAg AACGCCTGCCAGACTCTGTACCAACGACTGGAGCCAATCAGACAGAAGAACCCCAAAGGATCATGGGAAAGTTGG GTCAGAGCAGCATTCTTCGAGAAGATCAGTCTGTCAGCCACCGGGTTCCACAG AGGGCCGGACCTCTACATGGACTGGGACAAGATGGAGGGTCAGCCCTATGCGTACTTCACATTCGGAGCATGTTGCTGCGAGGTGGAGCTGGACTGCCTGACCGGAGACTGCAGG ACGGTGAGGACGGACATTGTGGTCGACATCGGTAGAAGCATAAACCCGTCTGTGGACATCGGACAG ATTGAAGGAGCCTTCATGCAGGGTCTGGGTCTCTACaccctggaggagctgaagtTCTCCCCCTCAGGCCTCCTCTACACCCGAGGTCCGTCTCAGTACAAGATCCCAGCAGTCTGTGACGTCCCGCTTCAATTCAACGTCTACCTGTTACCAGACTCCCACAATCCCCACGCCATCTACTCCTCCAAA GGCATCGGGGAGCCCGTCCTGTCCTTGGGCAGCGCCGTGTTCTTTGCCATCAAAGAGGCCGTGGCCGCGGCTCGCTCCGACTCCGGACTGGTTGGCCCGTTTCCTCTCGACAGCCCCGCAACACCGGAAAGAGCCTGTTTGGCGTGCGCCTCCCCTTTTACTCAGAAG aTTCCACCCAGCAAACCTGGATCATTCAAACCGTGGGCCTTAAACATCTGA